In Rattus norvegicus strain BN/NHsdMcwi chromosome 3, GRCr8, whole genome shotgun sequence, a genomic segment contains:
- the Pla2g4b gene encoding cytosolic phospholipase A2 beta: protein MALQTCPVYMQAKVPETHLLTVRVLQASGLPSKDLVTSSDCYVTLNLPTASSGTLQTRTVKNSRNPVWNQNFHFRIHRQLKNVMELKVFDQDLMTKDDPVLSVLFDVGTLQVGTQRQSFSLSAQEDGRLEVEFRLQTLTDCEEQLISNGILVAQELSCLHVELKRTGDPKRSERKVQLVVAAACEGPQEAPVGTGSFRFHYPACWEQELSVHLQDDPHEQLKVPLRTLPSSQLVRLVFPTSQEPLMRLELKKEDGPKELAVRLGCGPCPEEQAFLSKRKQVVAAALKKALQLDQDLQEDEIPVIAVMATGGGIRAMTSLYGQLAGLKELGLLDCISYITGASGSTWALANLYEDPEWSQKDLAGPTEMLKTQVTKSKLGALAPSQLWRYRQELAERARLGYPTCFTNLWALINEALLHDKPHEHKLSDQREALSRGQNPLPIYCALNSKEKGLSTFEFGEWCEFSPYEVGFPKYGAFIPSELFGSEFFMGRLVKQLPESRICFLEGIWSNLFAASLQDSFYWSSEPSQFWDRWAQDQANLDKEQVSHLKIAEPPTAAGKIAELFTDLLTKRPLAQATHNFMRGLHFHKDYFHHPHFSTWKASKLDKFPNQLTPAEPHLCLLDVGYFINTSCPPLLQPTRDVDLILSLDYNLSGAFQQLQLVSRFCQEQGIPFPSISPSPEEQRQPQECHMFCDPAQPEAPAVLHFPLVNDSFRDHSAPGVPRTSEEKTAGEVNLSSSNSPYDYTKVTYSQEDVDKLLRLTHYNICNNQDRLREAMHQAVQRRRNRRQFRRE from the exons ATGGCTCTG CAAACCTGCCCGGTCTACATGCAGGCAAAGGTGCCAGAGACACACCTGCTCACTGTCCGCGTCCTCCAGGCTAGTGGCCTGCCTTCCAAGGACCTAG TGACATCCTCTGACTGCTATGTGACTCTGAACCTGCCCACGGCCTCCAGCGGCACGCTCCAGACACGCACAGTCAAGAACAGCAGAAACCCAGTCTGGAATCAGAACTTCCACTTCCGGATCCATAGGCAGCTCAAG aATGTTATGGAACTGAAAGTCTTTGACCAGGACCTGATGACCAAAGATGACCCAGTGTTGTCAGTGCTGTTTGACGTGGGGACTCTGCAAGTTGGGACTCAGCGCCAGAGCTTCTCATTGAGCGCTCAG GAGGATGGGCGCTTGGAAGTTGAGTTTCGGCTACAGACTCT GACAGACTGTGAGGAACAGCTTATCAGCAATGGTATCCTGGTG GCCCAGGAGCTCTCCTGCTTGCATGTTGAACTGAAGAGGACAGGAGACCCAAAGA GGTCAGAGCGCAAAGTTCAACTTGTGGTTGCTGCGGCCTGCGAGGGTCCACAGGAAGCCCCTGTGGGCACCGGGTCTTTCCGCTTCCATTATCCAGCCTGCTGGGAGCAAGAGCTCAGTGTTCATCTGCAG GATGACCCCCATGAGCAGCTGAAGGTGCCATTGCGAACTCTACCCTCTTCGCAGCTGGTGAGACTTGTCTTCCCCACGTCCCAG GAGCCACTGATGAGGTTGGAACTCAAGAAAGAAGACGG GCCAAAGGAGCTGGCCGTGCGGCTGGGCTGTGGGCCCTGCCCCGAGGAACAGGCCTTCCTAAGCAAGAGGAAGCAGGTGGTGGCCGCCGCCCTGAAAAAGGCCTTACAGCTGGACCAAGACCTGCAGGAGGACGAG ATCCCAGTGATTGCTGTGATGGCCACTGGTGGTGGGATCCGGGCGATGACTTCGTTATACGGACAGCTGGCTGGCCTGAAGGAGCTTGGCCTTCTGGACTGCATCTCCTACATCACTGGGGCTTCAGGGTCCACATG GGCATTGGCCAATCTCTATGAGGACCCAGAGTGGTCTCAGAAGGACCTAGCAGGGCCCACTGAGATGCTGAAGACCCAGGTAACAAAGAGCAAACTGGGCGCATTGGCCCCCAGCCAGCTTTGGCGGTACCGGCAAGAGCTGGCTGAGCGTGCTCGCCTGGGCTACCCAACCTGCTTCACCAACCTGTGGGCCCTTATTAATGAGGCCTTGCTGCACGACAAG CCACATGAACACAAACTCTCAGATCAACGAGAGGCCCTGAGTCGAGGCCAGAACCCTCTGCCTATCTACTGTGCCCTTAATAGCAAGGAGAAGGGCCTAAGCACCTTTGAATTTGGCG AATGGTGCGAGTTCTCTCCCTACGAAGTCGGCTTCCCCAAGTACGGAGCCTTCATCCCCTCTGAGCTCTTTGGTTCTGAGTTTTTCATGGGGCGGCTGGTGAAGCAGCTCCCTGAGTCTCGCATTTGCTTCCTGGAAG GTATCTGGAGCAATCTGTTTGCAGCCAGCCTCCAAGACAGCTTCTACTGGTCCTCTGAACCCAGCCAGTTCTGGGACCGCTGGGCCCAGGATCAGGCCAATCTGG ACAAAGAGCAGGTCTCCCATCTGAAGATAGCAGAACCTCCCACAGCGGCTGGCAAGATCGCAGAGCTCTTCACTGACCTCCTGACAAAGCGCCCCCTCGCCCAGGCCACCCACAACTTCATGCGCGGTCTCCATTTCCACAAGGACTATTTCCACCACCCTCACTTCTCCACCTGGAAAG CTTCCAAACTAGACAAGTTCCCCAACCAGCTGACACCCGCCGagccccacctctgcctcctggatgttgGCTATTTCATCAACACTAGTTGCCCACCCCTCCTTCAGCCAACACGGGATGTGGACCTCATCTTGTCACTGGACTACAACCTCTCCGGAGCCTTTCAG cagctgcagcttgTGAGCCGGTTCTGCCAGGAGCAGGGCATTCCTTTCCCATCCATCTCGCCCAGCCCTGAGGAGCAGcgtcagcctcaggagtgccatATGTTCTGTGACCCAGCCCAGCCCGAAGCCCCAGCTGTGTTGCACTTCCCCCTGGTCAATGACTCCTTCAGGGACCACTCAGCCCCTG GGGTGCCACGGACGTCGGAGGAGAAGACAGCTGGGGAGGTGAATCTGTCTTCCTCCAACTCCCCATATGACTACACAAAAGTGACCTACAGCCAGGAAGATGTGGACAAGCTGTTACGACTGACGCATTACAACATCTGCAACAACCAGGATCGGCTGCGGGAGGCCATGCACCAGGCCGTGCAGCGGCGGAGAAACCGCAGACAGTTTAGGCGGGAGTGA
- the Pla2g4b gene encoding cytosolic phospholipase A2 beta isoform X2 yields MQAKVPETHLLTVRVLQASGLPSKDLVTSSDCYVTLNLPTASSGTLQTRTVKNSRNPVWNQNFHFRIHRQLKNVMELKVFDQDLMTKDDPVLSVLFDVGTLQVGTQRQSFSLSAQEDGRLEVEFRLQTLTDCEEQLISNGILVAQELSCLHVELKRTGDPKRSERKVQLVVAAACEGPQEAPVGTGSFRFHYPACWEQELSVHLQDDPHEQLKVPLRTLPSSQLVRLVFPTSQEPLMRLELKKEDGPKELAVRLGCGPCPEEQAFLSKRKQVVAAALKKALQLDQDLQEDEIPVIAVMATGGGIRAMTSLYGQLAGLKELGLLDCISYITGASGSTWALANLYEDPEWSQKDLAGPTEMLKTQVTKSKLGALAPSQLWRYRQELAERARLGYPTCFTNLWALINEALLHDKPHEHKLSDQREALSRGQNPLPIYCALNSKEKGLSTFEFGEWCEFSPYEVGFPKYGAFIPSELFGSEFFMGRLVKQLPESRICFLEGIWSNLFAASLQDSFYWSSEPSQFWDRWAQDQANLDKEQVSHLKIAEPPTAAGKIAELFTDLLTKRPLAQATHNFMRGLHFHKDYFHHPHFSTWKASKLDKFPNQLTPAEPHLCLLDVGYFINTSCPPLLQPTRDVDLILSLDYNLSGAFQQLQLVSRFCQEQGIPFPSISPSPEEQRQPQECHMFCDPAQPEAPAVLHFPLVNDSFRDHSAPGVPRTSEEKTAGEVNLSSSNSPYDYTKVTYSQEDVDKLLRLTHYNICNNQDRLREAMHQAVQRRRNRRQFRRE; encoded by the exons ATGCAGGCAAAGGTGCCAGAGACACACCTGCTCACTGTCCGCGTCCTCCAGGCTAGTGGCCTGCCTTCCAAGGACCTAG TGACATCCTCTGACTGCTATGTGACTCTGAACCTGCCCACGGCCTCCAGCGGCACGCTCCAGACACGCACAGTCAAGAACAGCAGAAACCCAGTCTGGAATCAGAACTTCCACTTCCGGATCCATAGGCAGCTCAAG aATGTTATGGAACTGAAAGTCTTTGACCAGGACCTGATGACCAAAGATGACCCAGTGTTGTCAGTGCTGTTTGACGTGGGGACTCTGCAAGTTGGGACTCAGCGCCAGAGCTTCTCATTGAGCGCTCAG GAGGATGGGCGCTTGGAAGTTGAGTTTCGGCTACAGACTCT GACAGACTGTGAGGAACAGCTTATCAGCAATGGTATCCTGGTG GCCCAGGAGCTCTCCTGCTTGCATGTTGAACTGAAGAGGACAGGAGACCCAAAGA GGTCAGAGCGCAAAGTTCAACTTGTGGTTGCTGCGGCCTGCGAGGGTCCACAGGAAGCCCCTGTGGGCACCGGGTCTTTCCGCTTCCATTATCCAGCCTGCTGGGAGCAAGAGCTCAGTGTTCATCTGCAG GATGACCCCCATGAGCAGCTGAAGGTGCCATTGCGAACTCTACCCTCTTCGCAGCTGGTGAGACTTGTCTTCCCCACGTCCCAG GAGCCACTGATGAGGTTGGAACTCAAGAAAGAAGACGG GCCAAAGGAGCTGGCCGTGCGGCTGGGCTGTGGGCCCTGCCCCGAGGAACAGGCCTTCCTAAGCAAGAGGAAGCAGGTGGTGGCCGCCGCCCTGAAAAAGGCCTTACAGCTGGACCAAGACCTGCAGGAGGACGAG ATCCCAGTGATTGCTGTGATGGCCACTGGTGGTGGGATCCGGGCGATGACTTCGTTATACGGACAGCTGGCTGGCCTGAAGGAGCTTGGCCTTCTGGACTGCATCTCCTACATCACTGGGGCTTCAGGGTCCACATG GGCATTGGCCAATCTCTATGAGGACCCAGAGTGGTCTCAGAAGGACCTAGCAGGGCCCACTGAGATGCTGAAGACCCAGGTAACAAAGAGCAAACTGGGCGCATTGGCCCCCAGCCAGCTTTGGCGGTACCGGCAAGAGCTGGCTGAGCGTGCTCGCCTGGGCTACCCAACCTGCTTCACCAACCTGTGGGCCCTTATTAATGAGGCCTTGCTGCACGACAAG CCACATGAACACAAACTCTCAGATCAACGAGAGGCCCTGAGTCGAGGCCAGAACCCTCTGCCTATCTACTGTGCCCTTAATAGCAAGGAGAAGGGCCTAAGCACCTTTGAATTTGGCG AATGGTGCGAGTTCTCTCCCTACGAAGTCGGCTTCCCCAAGTACGGAGCCTTCATCCCCTCTGAGCTCTTTGGTTCTGAGTTTTTCATGGGGCGGCTGGTGAAGCAGCTCCCTGAGTCTCGCATTTGCTTCCTGGAAG GTATCTGGAGCAATCTGTTTGCAGCCAGCCTCCAAGACAGCTTCTACTGGTCCTCTGAACCCAGCCAGTTCTGGGACCGCTGGGCCCAGGATCAGGCCAATCTGG ACAAAGAGCAGGTCTCCCATCTGAAGATAGCAGAACCTCCCACAGCGGCTGGCAAGATCGCAGAGCTCTTCACTGACCTCCTGACAAAGCGCCCCCTCGCCCAGGCCACCCACAACTTCATGCGCGGTCTCCATTTCCACAAGGACTATTTCCACCACCCTCACTTCTCCACCTGGAAAG CTTCCAAACTAGACAAGTTCCCCAACCAGCTGACACCCGCCGagccccacctctgcctcctggatgttgGCTATTTCATCAACACTAGTTGCCCACCCCTCCTTCAGCCAACACGGGATGTGGACCTCATCTTGTCACTGGACTACAACCTCTCCGGAGCCTTTCAG cagctgcagcttgTGAGCCGGTTCTGCCAGGAGCAGGGCATTCCTTTCCCATCCATCTCGCCCAGCCCTGAGGAGCAGcgtcagcctcaggagtgccatATGTTCTGTGACCCAGCCCAGCCCGAAGCCCCAGCTGTGTTGCACTTCCCCCTGGTCAATGACTCCTTCAGGGACCACTCAGCCCCTG GGGTGCCACGGACGTCGGAGGAGAAGACAGCTGGGGAGGTGAATCTGTCTTCCTCCAACTCCCCATATGACTACACAAAAGTGACCTACAGCCAGGAAGATGTGGACAAGCTGTTACGACTGACGCATTACAACATCTGCAACAACCAGGATCGGCTGCGGGAGGCCATGCACCAGGCCGTGCAGCGGCGGAGAAACCGCAGACAGTTTAGGCGGGAGTGA
- the Pla2g4b gene encoding cytosolic phospholipase A2 beta isoform X3: MGAWKLSFGYRLYCEEQLISNGILVAQELSCLHVELKRTGDPKRSERKVQLVVAAACEGPQEAPVGTGSFRFHYPACWEQELSVHLQDDPHEQLKVPLRTLPSSQLVRLVFPTSQEPLMRLELKKEDGPKELAVRLGCGPCPEEQAFLSKRKQVVAAALKKALQLDQDLQEDEIPVIAVMATGGGIRAMTSLYGQLAGLKELGLLDCISYITGASGSTWALANLYEDPEWSQKDLAGPTEMLKTQVTKSKLGALAPSQLWRYRQELAERARLGYPTCFTNLWALINEALLHDKPHEHKLSDQREALSRGQNPLPIYCALNSKEKGLSTFEFGEWCEFSPYEVGFPKYGAFIPSELFGSEFFMGRLVKQLPESRICFLEGIWSNLFAASLQDSFYWSSEPSQFWDRWAQDQANLDKEQVSHLKIAEPPTAAGKIAELFTDLLTKRPLAQATHNFMRGLHFHKDYFHHPHFSTWKASKLDKFPNQLTPAEPHLCLLDVGYFINTSCPPLLQPTRDVDLILSLDYNLSGAFQQLQLVSRFCQEQGIPFPSISPSPEEQRQPQECHMFCDPAQPEAPAVLHFPLVNDSFRDHSAPGVPRTSEEKTAGEVNLSSSNSPYDYTKVTYSQEDVDKLLRLTHYNICNNQDRLREAMHQAVQRRRNRRQFRRE; encoded by the exons ATGGGCGCTTGGAAGTTGAGTTTCGGCTACAGACTCT ACTGTGAGGAACAGCTTATCAGCAATGGTATCCTGGTG GCCCAGGAGCTCTCCTGCTTGCATGTTGAACTGAAGAGGACAGGAGACCCAAAGA GGTCAGAGCGCAAAGTTCAACTTGTGGTTGCTGCGGCCTGCGAGGGTCCACAGGAAGCCCCTGTGGGCACCGGGTCTTTCCGCTTCCATTATCCAGCCTGCTGGGAGCAAGAGCTCAGTGTTCATCTGCAG GATGACCCCCATGAGCAGCTGAAGGTGCCATTGCGAACTCTACCCTCTTCGCAGCTGGTGAGACTTGTCTTCCCCACGTCCCAG GAGCCACTGATGAGGTTGGAACTCAAGAAAGAAGACGG GCCAAAGGAGCTGGCCGTGCGGCTGGGCTGTGGGCCCTGCCCCGAGGAACAGGCCTTCCTAAGCAAGAGGAAGCAGGTGGTGGCCGCCGCCCTGAAAAAGGCCTTACAGCTGGACCAAGACCTGCAGGAGGACGAG ATCCCAGTGATTGCTGTGATGGCCACTGGTGGTGGGATCCGGGCGATGACTTCGTTATACGGACAGCTGGCTGGCCTGAAGGAGCTTGGCCTTCTGGACTGCATCTCCTACATCACTGGGGCTTCAGGGTCCACATG GGCATTGGCCAATCTCTATGAGGACCCAGAGTGGTCTCAGAAGGACCTAGCAGGGCCCACTGAGATGCTGAAGACCCAGGTAACAAAGAGCAAACTGGGCGCATTGGCCCCCAGCCAGCTTTGGCGGTACCGGCAAGAGCTGGCTGAGCGTGCTCGCCTGGGCTACCCAACCTGCTTCACCAACCTGTGGGCCCTTATTAATGAGGCCTTGCTGCACGACAAG CCACATGAACACAAACTCTCAGATCAACGAGAGGCCCTGAGTCGAGGCCAGAACCCTCTGCCTATCTACTGTGCCCTTAATAGCAAGGAGAAGGGCCTAAGCACCTTTGAATTTGGCG AATGGTGCGAGTTCTCTCCCTACGAAGTCGGCTTCCCCAAGTACGGAGCCTTCATCCCCTCTGAGCTCTTTGGTTCTGAGTTTTTCATGGGGCGGCTGGTGAAGCAGCTCCCTGAGTCTCGCATTTGCTTCCTGGAAG GTATCTGGAGCAATCTGTTTGCAGCCAGCCTCCAAGACAGCTTCTACTGGTCCTCTGAACCCAGCCAGTTCTGGGACCGCTGGGCCCAGGATCAGGCCAATCTGG ACAAAGAGCAGGTCTCCCATCTGAAGATAGCAGAACCTCCCACAGCGGCTGGCAAGATCGCAGAGCTCTTCACTGACCTCCTGACAAAGCGCCCCCTCGCCCAGGCCACCCACAACTTCATGCGCGGTCTCCATTTCCACAAGGACTATTTCCACCACCCTCACTTCTCCACCTGGAAAG CTTCCAAACTAGACAAGTTCCCCAACCAGCTGACACCCGCCGagccccacctctgcctcctggatgttgGCTATTTCATCAACACTAGTTGCCCACCCCTCCTTCAGCCAACACGGGATGTGGACCTCATCTTGTCACTGGACTACAACCTCTCCGGAGCCTTTCAG cagctgcagcttgTGAGCCGGTTCTGCCAGGAGCAGGGCATTCCTTTCCCATCCATCTCGCCCAGCCCTGAGGAGCAGcgtcagcctcaggagtgccatATGTTCTGTGACCCAGCCCAGCCCGAAGCCCCAGCTGTGTTGCACTTCCCCCTGGTCAATGACTCCTTCAGGGACCACTCAGCCCCTG GGGTGCCACGGACGTCGGAGGAGAAGACAGCTGGGGAGGTGAATCTGTCTTCCTCCAACTCCCCATATGACTACACAAAAGTGACCTACAGCCAGGAAGATGTGGACAAGCTGTTACGACTGACGCATTACAACATCTGCAACAACCAGGATCGGCTGCGGGAGGCCATGCACCAGGCCGTGCAGCGGCGGAGAAACCGCAGACAGTTTAGGCGGGAGTGA
- the Pla2g4b gene encoding cytosolic phospholipase A2 beta isoform X4 produces the protein MSKIPVIAVMATGGGIRAMTSLYGQLAGLKELGLLDCISYITGASGSTWALANLYEDPEWSQKDLAGPTEMLKTQVTKSKLGALAPSQLWRYRQELAERARLGYPTCFTNLWALINEALLHDKPHEHKLSDQREALSRGQNPLPIYCALNSKEKGLSTFEFGEWCEFSPYEVGFPKYGAFIPSELFGSEFFMGRLVKQLPESRICFLEGIWSNLFAASLQDSFYWSSEPSQFWDRWAQDQANLDKEQVSHLKIAEPPTAAGKIAELFTDLLTKRPLAQATHNFMRGLHFHKDYFHHPHFSTWKASKLDKFPNQLTPAEPHLCLLDVGYFINTSCPPLLQPTRDVDLILSLDYNLSGAFQQLQLVSRFCQEQGIPFPSISPSPEEQRQPQECHMFCDPAQPEAPAVLHFPLVNDSFRDHSAPGVPRTSEEKTAGEVNLSSSNSPYDYTKVTYSQEDVDKLLRLTHYNICNNQDRLREAMHQAVQRRRNRRQFRRE, from the exons ATGAGTAAG ATCCCAGTGATTGCTGTGATGGCCACTGGTGGTGGGATCCGGGCGATGACTTCGTTATACGGACAGCTGGCTGGCCTGAAGGAGCTTGGCCTTCTGGACTGCATCTCCTACATCACTGGGGCTTCAGGGTCCACATG GGCATTGGCCAATCTCTATGAGGACCCAGAGTGGTCTCAGAAGGACCTAGCAGGGCCCACTGAGATGCTGAAGACCCAGGTAACAAAGAGCAAACTGGGCGCATTGGCCCCCAGCCAGCTTTGGCGGTACCGGCAAGAGCTGGCTGAGCGTGCTCGCCTGGGCTACCCAACCTGCTTCACCAACCTGTGGGCCCTTATTAATGAGGCCTTGCTGCACGACAAG CCACATGAACACAAACTCTCAGATCAACGAGAGGCCCTGAGTCGAGGCCAGAACCCTCTGCCTATCTACTGTGCCCTTAATAGCAAGGAGAAGGGCCTAAGCACCTTTGAATTTGGCG AATGGTGCGAGTTCTCTCCCTACGAAGTCGGCTTCCCCAAGTACGGAGCCTTCATCCCCTCTGAGCTCTTTGGTTCTGAGTTTTTCATGGGGCGGCTGGTGAAGCAGCTCCCTGAGTCTCGCATTTGCTTCCTGGAAG GTATCTGGAGCAATCTGTTTGCAGCCAGCCTCCAAGACAGCTTCTACTGGTCCTCTGAACCCAGCCAGTTCTGGGACCGCTGGGCCCAGGATCAGGCCAATCTGG ACAAAGAGCAGGTCTCCCATCTGAAGATAGCAGAACCTCCCACAGCGGCTGGCAAGATCGCAGAGCTCTTCACTGACCTCCTGACAAAGCGCCCCCTCGCCCAGGCCACCCACAACTTCATGCGCGGTCTCCATTTCCACAAGGACTATTTCCACCACCCTCACTTCTCCACCTGGAAAG CTTCCAAACTAGACAAGTTCCCCAACCAGCTGACACCCGCCGagccccacctctgcctcctggatgttgGCTATTTCATCAACACTAGTTGCCCACCCCTCCTTCAGCCAACACGGGATGTGGACCTCATCTTGTCACTGGACTACAACCTCTCCGGAGCCTTTCAG cagctgcagcttgTGAGCCGGTTCTGCCAGGAGCAGGGCATTCCTTTCCCATCCATCTCGCCCAGCCCTGAGGAGCAGcgtcagcctcaggagtgccatATGTTCTGTGACCCAGCCCAGCCCGAAGCCCCAGCTGTGTTGCACTTCCCCCTGGTCAATGACTCCTTCAGGGACCACTCAGCCCCTG GGGTGCCACGGACGTCGGAGGAGAAGACAGCTGGGGAGGTGAATCTGTCTTCCTCCAACTCCCCATATGACTACACAAAAGTGACCTACAGCCAGGAAGATGTGGACAAGCTGTTACGACTGACGCATTACAACATCTGCAACAACCAGGATCGGCTGCGGGAGGCCATGCACCAGGCCGTGCAGCGGCGGAGAAACCGCAGACAGTTTAGGCGGGAGTGA
- the Pla2g4b gene encoding cytosolic phospholipase A2 beta isoform X1: MDFREPVANSWRAWWLLFLRGAVGFSKQREEYFPAPGPDGVEARTGMEQTCPVYMQAKVPETHLLTVRVLQASGLPSKDLVTSSDCYVTLNLPTASSGTLQTRTVKNSRNPVWNQNFHFRIHRQLKNVMELKVFDQDLMTKDDPVLSVLFDVGTLQVGTQRQSFSLSAQEDGRLEVEFRLQTLTDCEEQLISNGILVAQELSCLHVELKRTGDPKRSERKVQLVVAAACEGPQEAPVGTGSFRFHYPACWEQELSVHLQDDPHEQLKVPLRTLPSSQLVRLVFPTSQEPLMRLELKKEDGPKELAVRLGCGPCPEEQAFLSKRKQVVAAALKKALQLDQDLQEDEIPVIAVMATGGGIRAMTSLYGQLAGLKELGLLDCISYITGASGSTWALANLYEDPEWSQKDLAGPTEMLKTQVTKSKLGALAPSQLWRYRQELAERARLGYPTCFTNLWALINEALLHDKPHEHKLSDQREALSRGQNPLPIYCALNSKEKGLSTFEFGEWCEFSPYEVGFPKYGAFIPSELFGSEFFMGRLVKQLPESRICFLEGIWSNLFAASLQDSFYWSSEPSQFWDRWAQDQANLDKEQVSHLKIAEPPTAAGKIAELFTDLLTKRPLAQATHNFMRGLHFHKDYFHHPHFSTWKASKLDKFPNQLTPAEPHLCLLDVGYFINTSCPPLLQPTRDVDLILSLDYNLSGAFQQLQLVSRFCQEQGIPFPSISPSPEEQRQPQECHMFCDPAQPEAPAVLHFPLVNDSFRDHSAPGVPRTSEEKTAGEVNLSSSNSPYDYTKVTYSQEDVDKLLRLTHYNICNNQDRLREAMHQAVQRRRNRRQFRRE; encoded by the exons ATGGACTTCAGGGAGCCTGTAGCCAACTCCTGGAG GGCCTGGTGGCTACTGTTTCTGAGGGGAGCTGTGGGCTTCTCTAAGCAAAGAGAGGAATACTTTCCAGCTCCAGGACCAGACGGAGTGGAAGCCAGAACTGGGATGGAG CAAACCTGCCCGGTCTACATGCAGGCAAAGGTGCCAGAGACACACCTGCTCACTGTCCGCGTCCTCCAGGCTAGTGGCCTGCCTTCCAAGGACCTAG TGACATCCTCTGACTGCTATGTGACTCTGAACCTGCCCACGGCCTCCAGCGGCACGCTCCAGACACGCACAGTCAAGAACAGCAGAAACCCAGTCTGGAATCAGAACTTCCACTTCCGGATCCATAGGCAGCTCAAG aATGTTATGGAACTGAAAGTCTTTGACCAGGACCTGATGACCAAAGATGACCCAGTGTTGTCAGTGCTGTTTGACGTGGGGACTCTGCAAGTTGGGACTCAGCGCCAGAGCTTCTCATTGAGCGCTCAG GAGGATGGGCGCTTGGAAGTTGAGTTTCGGCTACAGACTCT GACAGACTGTGAGGAACAGCTTATCAGCAATGGTATCCTGGTG GCCCAGGAGCTCTCCTGCTTGCATGTTGAACTGAAGAGGACAGGAGACCCAAAGA GGTCAGAGCGCAAAGTTCAACTTGTGGTTGCTGCGGCCTGCGAGGGTCCACAGGAAGCCCCTGTGGGCACCGGGTCTTTCCGCTTCCATTATCCAGCCTGCTGGGAGCAAGAGCTCAGTGTTCATCTGCAG GATGACCCCCATGAGCAGCTGAAGGTGCCATTGCGAACTCTACCCTCTTCGCAGCTGGTGAGACTTGTCTTCCCCACGTCCCAG GAGCCACTGATGAGGTTGGAACTCAAGAAAGAAGACGG GCCAAAGGAGCTGGCCGTGCGGCTGGGCTGTGGGCCCTGCCCCGAGGAACAGGCCTTCCTAAGCAAGAGGAAGCAGGTGGTGGCCGCCGCCCTGAAAAAGGCCTTACAGCTGGACCAAGACCTGCAGGAGGACGAG ATCCCAGTGATTGCTGTGATGGCCACTGGTGGTGGGATCCGGGCGATGACTTCGTTATACGGACAGCTGGCTGGCCTGAAGGAGCTTGGCCTTCTGGACTGCATCTCCTACATCACTGGGGCTTCAGGGTCCACATG GGCATTGGCCAATCTCTATGAGGACCCAGAGTGGTCTCAGAAGGACCTAGCAGGGCCCACTGAGATGCTGAAGACCCAGGTAACAAAGAGCAAACTGGGCGCATTGGCCCCCAGCCAGCTTTGGCGGTACCGGCAAGAGCTGGCTGAGCGTGCTCGCCTGGGCTACCCAACCTGCTTCACCAACCTGTGGGCCCTTATTAATGAGGCCTTGCTGCACGACAAG CCACATGAACACAAACTCTCAGATCAACGAGAGGCCCTGAGTCGAGGCCAGAACCCTCTGCCTATCTACTGTGCCCTTAATAGCAAGGAGAAGGGCCTAAGCACCTTTGAATTTGGCG AATGGTGCGAGTTCTCTCCCTACGAAGTCGGCTTCCCCAAGTACGGAGCCTTCATCCCCTCTGAGCTCTTTGGTTCTGAGTTTTTCATGGGGCGGCTGGTGAAGCAGCTCCCTGAGTCTCGCATTTGCTTCCTGGAAG GTATCTGGAGCAATCTGTTTGCAGCCAGCCTCCAAGACAGCTTCTACTGGTCCTCTGAACCCAGCCAGTTCTGGGACCGCTGGGCCCAGGATCAGGCCAATCTGG ACAAAGAGCAGGTCTCCCATCTGAAGATAGCAGAACCTCCCACAGCGGCTGGCAAGATCGCAGAGCTCTTCACTGACCTCCTGACAAAGCGCCCCCTCGCCCAGGCCACCCACAACTTCATGCGCGGTCTCCATTTCCACAAGGACTATTTCCACCACCCTCACTTCTCCACCTGGAAAG CTTCCAAACTAGACAAGTTCCCCAACCAGCTGACACCCGCCGagccccacctctgcctcctggatgttgGCTATTTCATCAACACTAGTTGCCCACCCCTCCTTCAGCCAACACGGGATGTGGACCTCATCTTGTCACTGGACTACAACCTCTCCGGAGCCTTTCAG cagctgcagcttgTGAGCCGGTTCTGCCAGGAGCAGGGCATTCCTTTCCCATCCATCTCGCCCAGCCCTGAGGAGCAGcgtcagcctcaggagtgccatATGTTCTGTGACCCAGCCCAGCCCGAAGCCCCAGCTGTGTTGCACTTCCCCCTGGTCAATGACTCCTTCAGGGACCACTCAGCCCCTG GGGTGCCACGGACGTCGGAGGAGAAGACAGCTGGGGAGGTGAATCTGTCTTCCTCCAACTCCCCATATGACTACACAAAAGTGACCTACAGCCAGGAAGATGTGGACAAGCTGTTACGACTGACGCATTACAACATCTGCAACAACCAGGATCGGCTGCGGGAGGCCATGCACCAGGCCGTGCAGCGGCGGAGAAACCGCAGACAGTTTAGGCGGGAGTGA